Proteins from a single region of Macrobrachium nipponense isolate FS-2020 chromosome 11, ASM1510439v2, whole genome shotgun sequence:
- the LOC135209260 gene encoding uncharacterized protein LOC135209260: MNEHASNCSAPPRRVIAVVVQELDDEAMANVPKKRALQKRIQRRRKVEGHFPEPLSINELIIPEEFKTFTINGNTEPFLLSDATSDSKRIIIFASQHLLDQLANSKMWMCDGTFKVVPRIFYQLYTIHVVRESFLFPCVYVMMPDKAQSTYERVFQILKDKRPDCDPENVTLDFEKSAINAFMTVYPDANINGCFFHLSQSIWRKIQITGLSNSHISDANCRLYCKMLAAFAFLNPDEVTDAFEELNEDLERLQLDEEMQILYDYFEDTYIGRRQRRGRIHLFPIELWNVRERTQNDRTRTNNKLEGWHRAIQGMYDTAPFSRN; this comes from the coding sequence ATGAATGAGCACGCTTCAAATTGTAGTGCACCACCACGAAGAGTTATTGCTGTTGTAGTACAAGAGCTGGATGACGAAGCAATGGCTAATGTCCCTAAAAAAAGAGCGCTCCAAAAACGTATTCAACGTAGACGTAAGGTTGAAGGCCATTTTCCTGAACCTTTATCAATCAACGAATTGATCATTCCAGAAGAATTTAAAACTTTTACTATAAACGGAAATACAGAACCCTTCTTACTGAGTGATGCAACAAGCGATTCAAAACGAATAATCATATTTGCAAGCCAGCATTTGCTCGATCAACTTGCTAATTCAAAAATGTGGATGTGTGATGGCACTTTCAAAGTCGTTCCtagaatattttatcaattatatacgATCCATGTTGTTAGAGAAAGCTTTCTTTTTCCCTGTGTTTATGTTATGATGCCTGATAAGGCTCAGTCAACGTATGAACGAGTATTTCAGATTTTGAAAGACAAACGCCCAGACTGTGACCCTGAAAACGTAACCTTAGATTTTGAAAAGTCTGCTATCAATGCTTTCATGACAGTGTATCCTGATGCAAACATAAATGGATGTTTCTTTCATCTATCACAGTCAATatggagaaaaatacaaatcacgGGATTATCAAATAGCCATATATCTGATGCCAACTGCCGTCTTTATTGCAAGATGCTGGCTGCTTTTGCGTTTCTAAATCCAGATGAAGTGACAGATGCATTCGAAGAGCTAAATGAAGACCTCGAACGTTTACAATTGGatgaagaaatgcaaatattATATGACTATTTCGAAGACACATACATTGGTAGACGacagagaagaggaagaatacACTTATTTCCCATCGAATTGTGGAACGTCCGGGAAAGAACACAAAACGACAGAACAAGGACAAATAACAAGTTAGAGGGATGGCATCGTGCTATTCAGGGAATGTATGACACTGCTCCTTTttcaaggaattaa